The following proteins are co-located in the Neofelis nebulosa isolate mNeoNeb1 chromosome 18, mNeoNeb1.pri, whole genome shotgun sequence genome:
- the GRIFIN gene encoding grifin, which produces MALQVGEKGAGPGGGGGDSPSPRRPSPGLQAGRAPTLPPGRNVAQRARVLGNSTCWGPLDKWGTPCPPFCTQFEAFCAGGLAPGWSLLVQGHSDSGEDKFEINFLSEAGDIAFHVKPRFSSATMVGNTFQGGRWGQEEVSGVFPLVLGEPFEMEVSSDAEHFHVHAQDHKVLQFAHRHRPLAGITRVQVLSDHRLAQVELARRDLSWWDGGH; this is translated from the exons ATGGCATTGCAGGTGGGTGAGAAGGGAGCGGgcccaggcgggggtgggggagactccCCGAGTCCCCGGCGTCCTTCCCCAGGCCTGCAGGCTGGGAGGGCCCCCACCCTCCCGCCGGGAAGGAACGTTGCTCAGAGAGCCAGGGTCCTGGGGAACAGCACATGCTGGGGCCCCCTGGACAAGTGGGGTACACCCTGCCCCCCCTTTTGCACGCAGTTTGAAGCCTTCTGTGCAGGGGGCCTGGCCCCGGGCTGGAGCCTGCTGGTCCAGGGACACTCTGACTCTGGAGAGGACAA GTTTGAGATCAACTTCCTGTCTGAGGCGGGGGACATTGCCTTCCACGTCAAACCCCGCTTCTCCAGCGCCACCATGGTGGGCAACACCTTCCAGGGTGGCCGCTGGGGCCAGGAGGAGGTGTCTGGCGTCTTCCCGCTGGTGCTGGGGGAGCCCTTTGAG ATGGAGGTGAGCTCAGATGCGGAGCACTTCCACGTCCACGCCCAGGACCACAAGGTGCTACAGTTCGCACACCGCCACCGGCCGCTGGCGGGCATCACCCGGGTACAGGTGCTGAGTGACCACCGCCTGGCCCAGGTGGAGCTGGCCAGGAGGGACCTGAGTTGGTG GGATGGGGGCCACTGA